The [Eubacterium] eligens ATCC 27750 genome segment GCCAACTTTATAGATATCATGAATCTGACCATCAAGCATTGCTCTGGTCTCATGCTTCTGCTCAGCCATTGCAATAACCTTAAAACGGTTTCTTTCCATGTATCCAACAACACCGACAATACTTCTTGTTCCTATATCAAGACCAAAAACAAGGGTCTCTTTTCTTGACTGTGTATTATCCATACCCTACCTCTAGAATAAACAAATTATGTATAAATGTATCATATTCCAAGCATAATCTCAAGCTGGGCGCGTGTTTTTTCTATATCTGCGCCATTATCAATCACTTTATCTGCATGCTTTCTGAACTCAGCATCAGATAGCTGGCTTTTAAATATGTCTGATATCTTTTCATCAGAATAGCCTCTTGAAGCAGCAAGTCTTTTTCTTCTCTCATCTTCCGAAACATATATATACCATATCTCATCCATGAATATATCATAGTGATCTTCAATAAGCAGTGCTGCCTCAACAAAACAGTAATCAACATCACCTGCTATCTTATGATTATTAATCTGATTAATAATCTCTTGTTTTACAAGAGGATGAATTATGCTGTTAAGAACGATTCTCTTATTAGGGTTCTTAAATATAATATCTGCGAGAAGAGGTCTGTTTATCTCTCCATTCTCTCCTACAATCTGCTCCCCGAATATATCAACGACCTTTTTAAATCCAATATTGCCTGATTGGTATATATTTCTTGCAACAAGGTCTGCCTGTATAATGTCGCAGGAACACATTTCTTTAAGGAGTGCAAGAACAGAAGATTTTCCTGCTCCTACACCACCTGTGATTCCAATAACTTTCATCAGTGTGCCTCCAGCCAGTCTTTTCCTTCCTTTAAATCTACCTCAAGAGGTACCTTAAGGCTTACTGCATTCT includes the following:
- the coaE gene encoding dephospho-CoA kinase (Dephospho-CoA kinase (CoaE) performs the final step in coenzyme A biosynthesis.), whose product is MKVIGITGGVGAGKSSVLALLKEMCSCDIIQADLVARNIYQSGNIGFKKVVDIFGEQIVGENGEINRPLLADIIFKNPNKRIVLNSIIHPLVKQEIINQINNHKIAGDVDYCFVEAALLIEDHYDIFMDEIWYIYVSEDERRKRLAASRGYSDEKISDIFKSQLSDAEFRKHADKVIDNGADIEKTRAQLEIMLGI